Proteins encoded in a region of the Acidobacteriota bacterium genome:
- a CDS encoding ABC transporter ATP-binding protein encodes MHVSTPLLQVSHLVKEFRRGGWLRSGGTVRAVDDISFDVRPGETFGLVGESGCGKTTTGRCILRLIEPTSGQVIFKGTDLAALNARDLRRARRDLQIVFQDPYSSLNPRMRVGAIVEEPLIIHRIGTREERKARVAELFGLVGLDPAQISKFPHEFSGGQRQRIGLARALALNPSLIIADEPVSALDVSVQAQVVNLLQDLQARLGLTYLFIAHDLRLVRQVCDRVAVMYRGRIVESAPANQLFTSPAHAYTQALLSAVPRVDPADRTERIPFAHEAYQPMALREVATDHFAAV; translated from the coding sequence CTGCACGTCAGCACTCCCCTCTTGCAGGTCTCGCATCTCGTAAAGGAGTTCCGCCGCGGCGGATGGCTGCGCAGCGGCGGCACCGTGCGCGCTGTTGACGACATCAGTTTCGATGTGCGACCCGGCGAGACGTTCGGCCTGGTCGGTGAATCCGGCTGTGGAAAGACGACCACCGGCCGCTGCATCCTGCGGCTGATCGAGCCCACATCGGGACAGGTCATCTTCAAGGGCACCGACCTGGCAGCGCTCAACGCACGAGACCTGCGGCGCGCCCGTCGCGATCTCCAAATCGTCTTTCAGGATCCCTATTCGTCGCTCAACCCCCGCATGCGCGTCGGCGCCATCGTCGAAGAACCGCTCATCATCCATCGCATCGGCACCCGCGAGGAGCGCAAGGCCCGGGTGGCGGAGCTGTTCGGCCTGGTCGGCCTGGACCCGGCGCAGATCTCGAAGTTCCCGCACGAGTTCAGCGGCGGCCAACGGCAGCGCATCGGGCTGGCCCGCGCTCTGGCGCTGAACCCGTCGCTCATCATCGCGGACGAACCGGTCTCGGCTCTGGATGTGTCGGTACAGGCGCAGGTCGTGAATCTTCTGCAGGATCTGCAGGCGAGGCTTGGCCTCACCTACCTGTTCATCGCGCACGACCTGCGCCTGGTGCGGCAGGTCTGCGATCGAGTGGCCGTGATGTATCGCGGCCGCATTGTCGAAAGTGCGCCCGCCAACCAACTCTTCACCAGCCCGGCCCACGCCTACACGCAGGCCCTGCTCTCAGCCGTGCCACGCGTGGACCCGGCCGACCGCACGGAGAGGATTCCCTTCGCGCACGAGGCGTATCAGCCAATGGCGTTGCGCGAAGTTGCGACCGACCACTTCGCGGCAGTCTGA
- a CDS encoding methyltransferase domain-containing protein, whose translation MLNLIRTLRGIRSASPQQAAVSMIGARPGDTVLFCGASRPEIAGGVGAITGLNGQTTVVDRRAGADTQVAAAAAAAGALVDFEDAPLTLLPFDTGHWDAAVIVDGLRTLEGEAAQVLSEAIRVVRPGGRVVLLDRVSRPGLFGLVRAAEASAEPAEKVVSTLGAAGLRAARLLAEVEGVRYFEAVKGRTE comes from the coding sequence ATGCTGAATTTGATCCGGACCCTGCGGGGGATTCGCAGTGCATCGCCTCAACAGGCGGCCGTTTCCATGATTGGGGCGAGGCCGGGAGACACGGTGCTTTTTTGCGGCGCCAGCCGACCCGAGATCGCCGGGGGCGTGGGGGCCATCACCGGGCTCAACGGCCAGACCACCGTGGTCGATCGGCGCGCCGGGGCCGACACGCAGGTGGCGGCTGCCGCAGCGGCGGCCGGCGCCCTCGTGGACTTCGAAGACGCCCCCCTGACCCTCCTGCCTTTCGACACCGGGCATTGGGACGCCGCGGTCATCGTGGACGGCCTGCGTACGCTGGAAGGTGAGGCGGCCCAGGTGCTGAGCGAGGCCATCCGCGTGGTCAGGCCCGGGGGCCGCGTCGTCTTGCTGGACCGCGTCAGCCGTCCGGGGCTGTTCGGCCTTGTACGCGCTGCCGAGGCCTCTGCCGAGCCCGCCGAGAAGGTTGTCTCGACGCTTGGCGCGGCCGGCTTACGCGCCGCGCGACTTCTCGCAGAGGTCGAGGGCGTGCGCTATTTCGAGGCCGTGAAGGGACGCACGGAGTGA
- a CDS encoding methylmalonyl-CoA mutase, giving the protein MPEAEFPGVFPFTRGIQPTMYRGRLWTMRQYAGFGTAAESNARYRYLLANGVSGLSVAFDLPTQMGYDSDHPMAAGEVGRVGVAIDSLDDMAMLFDGIPLGDVSTSMTINATAIILLALYVAVARRQGVPLARLAGTIQNDVLKEYIARGTYIYPPRHSLRIVTDIFAWCERDLPNWNTISISGYHIREAGSTAVQEVAFTLANGIAYVESAMAAGLDVNQFGQRLSFFFAAHNDFIEEVAKFRAARRLWAHIMRDRFGATNPRAQQLRFHTQTGGSTLTAQQPDNNIVRVALQAMAAILGGTQSLHCNGRDEALALPTEDAARLALRTQQIIAEETGVANTVDPVGGSWAIEERTDAIADEARALIARIDDAGGTIAAIEAGQIQRQVQDAAYAAQLRIDRRETIVVGVNQFNTGEQSPIEVMQLDPGGEARQAAAVAAVRARRDQQACSQALEALAAAARGTMNLVPPVLAAVEAHATLGEISDTLRGVFGEHSELHV; this is encoded by the coding sequence ATGCCTGAGGCCGAATTTCCCGGTGTGTTTCCGTTCACACGCGGGATTCAACCCACGATGTACCGGGGTCGGCTGTGGACGATGCGGCAGTATGCCGGGTTCGGGACAGCCGCCGAGTCCAATGCGAGGTACCGCTACCTGCTGGCGAATGGCGTCAGCGGCCTGAGTGTCGCGTTCGACCTGCCGACACAGATGGGGTACGACTCCGATCATCCGATGGCTGCCGGCGAGGTGGGCCGCGTCGGCGTGGCGATCGATTCGCTGGACGACATGGCGATGCTGTTCGACGGCATCCCTCTGGGTGACGTCTCCACGTCGATGACCATCAATGCGACGGCCATCATTCTGCTGGCGCTGTACGTGGCGGTGGCGCGACGGCAGGGCGTGCCGCTGGCGCGACTGGCGGGCACCATCCAGAACGATGTGCTCAAGGAATACATTGCGCGCGGCACGTACATCTATCCGCCGCGCCATTCGCTGCGGATCGTGACCGACATCTTCGCGTGGTGCGAACGGGACCTGCCCAACTGGAACACGATTTCCATCAGCGGGTATCACATTCGTGAAGCGGGATCGACGGCGGTGCAGGAGGTGGCGTTCACGCTGGCCAATGGCATCGCGTATGTGGAGTCGGCGATGGCGGCCGGCCTGGACGTCAACCAGTTCGGCCAGCGCCTGTCGTTCTTCTTTGCTGCGCACAACGACTTCATCGAAGAAGTGGCGAAGTTTCGCGCCGCGCGCCGGCTGTGGGCCCACATCATGCGCGACCGGTTTGGCGCCACGAACCCACGGGCCCAGCAACTCCGGTTTCACACGCAGACCGGCGGGTCCACCCTCACTGCGCAGCAGCCCGACAACAACATCGTTCGGGTGGCGCTGCAGGCGATGGCGGCCATCCTGGGTGGCACGCAGTCGCTGCACTGCAACGGCCGCGACGAAGCACTCGCGCTGCCCACCGAGGATGCGGCCCGCCTGGCGCTGCGCACCCAGCAGATCATCGCGGAAGAAACAGGCGTGGCAAACACCGTGGACCCGGTGGGCGGCTCCTGGGCGATCGAGGAACGCACCGACGCCATTGCCGACGAGGCGCGCGCACTCATCGCGCGCATTGACGACGCGGGGGGCACCATTGCGGCCATCGAGGCCGGGCAGATTCAACGCCAGGTGCAGGACGCGGCGTATGCCGCGCAGTTGCGGATCGATCGGCGCGAGACGATCGTGGTGGGCGTGAATCAGTTCAACACCGGCGAGCAGTCGCCGATTGAAGTCATGCAGCTCGACCCGGGCGGCGAAGCGCGGCAGGCGGCGGCCGTGGCCGCGGTGCGGGCGCGCCGTGACCAGCAGGCCTGCAGTCAGGCGCTTGAGGCCCTGGCGGCCGCGGCGAGAGGAACGATGAACCTGGTGCCGCCGGTGCTGGCCGCGGTGGAGGCCCACGCGACGCTGGGCGAAATCTCGGATACGCTTCGCGGCGTCTTTGGCGAACACAGTGAACTCCACGTCTGA
- a CDS encoding inositol-3-phosphate synthase, translated as MNTGLSLAPADGKLGILLVGLGAVSTTTIAGVMAIRKGLAKPIGSLAEMGTVRLGKRTEGRSPAIRDFVPLAPLNDIIFGGWDIFEDNCYEAAKHAGVLDEKLLDQVKDELSAIKPMSAVFDRHYVKRLDGPNVKKGKNKKDLADQLIADIRKFKADNNCSRVVLIWAGSTEIFLTEQACHATLAAFEKGLVDNDPAISPSQIYCYAALSEGLPYGNAAPNLSAEVPALRELANKTGSPICGSDMKTGQTLIKTIIAPGLKARLIGVAGWYSTNILGNRDGEVLDDPESFKSKEESKKGALDYIFQPHLYPDLYKDISHVVRINYYPPRGDNKEGWDNIDIFGWLGYPMQLKINFLCRDSILAAPIVLDVALFLDLSKRAGFKGIQEWLSFYFKSPMHVPELYPEHDLFIQLMKLKNTLRYMRGEELITHLGREYYD; from the coding sequence GTGAATACTGGTCTCTCCCTTGCTCCCGCCGACGGCAAACTCGGCATTCTTCTCGTCGGTCTGGGTGCGGTCAGCACCACCACCATTGCCGGTGTCATGGCTATCCGGAAAGGCCTGGCCAAACCCATCGGGTCGCTCGCCGAAATGGGCACCGTTCGCCTCGGCAAACGCACCGAAGGCCGTTCGCCCGCCATTCGTGACTTTGTGCCGCTCGCGCCCCTCAACGACATCATCTTCGGTGGCTGGGACATCTTCGAAGACAACTGCTACGAAGCCGCCAAACACGCCGGCGTGCTCGACGAGAAGCTGCTCGATCAGGTGAAAGACGAACTGTCGGCCATCAAGCCGATGTCGGCCGTGTTCGACCGCCACTACGTCAAGCGCCTGGACGGCCCCAACGTCAAGAAGGGCAAGAACAAGAAGGATCTGGCCGATCAGCTGATCGCCGACATCCGCAAGTTCAAGGCCGACAACAACTGCAGCCGCGTGGTGCTCATCTGGGCCGGGTCCACTGAAATTTTCCTGACCGAGCAGGCGTGTCATGCGACCCTGGCGGCGTTTGAAAAGGGATTGGTCGACAACGACCCCGCGATTTCGCCGAGCCAGATTTATTGCTATGCGGCCCTGTCGGAGGGCCTGCCGTACGGGAACGCGGCGCCCAACCTCAGCGCCGAAGTGCCGGCGCTCCGCGAGTTGGCCAACAAGACGGGTTCGCCCATCTGCGGCAGCGACATGAAGACGGGCCAGACGCTGATCAAGACGATCATCGCCCCCGGCCTCAAAGCGCGGCTGATTGGCGTGGCCGGCTGGTACTCCACCAACATCCTGGGCAACCGCGACGGCGAGGTGCTCGACGACCCCGAGTCGTTCAAGTCGAAGGAAGAGAGCAAGAAGGGCGCGCTCGACTACATCTTCCAGCCGCACCTCTATCCCGACCTCTACAAGGACATCTCGCACGTCGTGCGCATCAACTACTATCCGCCGCGCGGCGACAACAAAGAAGGCTGGGACAACATCGACATCTTCGGGTGGCTCGGCTACCCGATGCAGTTGAAGATCAATTTCCTGTGCCGCGACAGCATCCTGGCCGCGCCGATCGTGCTCGACGTGGCGCTGTTCCTGGACCTCTCCAAGCGCGCCGGGTTCAAAGGCATCCAGGAGTGGCTCTCGTTCTACTTCAAGAGCCCAATGCACGTGCCGGAGCTGTACCCGGAGCACGACCTCTTCATCCAGCTGATGAAGCTGAAGAACACACTCCGATACATGCGCGGTGAAGAACTCATCACGCACCTCGGTCGCGAATACTACGACTGA
- the gpmA gene encoding 2,3-diphosphoglycerate-dependent phosphoglycerate mutase, with protein MKRLVLLRHGQSTWNQENRFTGWTDVDLSELGRQEALASGQLLRAAGDTFDIAYTSVLKRAIRTCWIVLDELDQMWIPVERSWRLNERHYGGLQGLNKAETAAKHGDAQTHLWRRSYDIPPPPLALDDPRHPSHDPRYATLAPADCPATESLKDTVARFLPFWNNTIAPAILQGRRVLIVAHGNSLRALVKHLDGISDAAIADLNIPTGIPLVYELDDSLVPIRHYYLGDEAAAAKAAAAVAQQSRAGA; from the coding sequence ATGAAACGACTCGTGCTGCTCCGGCACGGCCAGAGCACCTGGAACCAGGAAAACCGCTTCACCGGCTGGACCGACGTTGATCTCAGCGAACTCGGACGACAGGAAGCCCTGGCGTCAGGACAACTGCTGCGCGCCGCCGGCGACACCTTCGACATCGCCTACACGTCTGTCCTCAAGCGCGCGATTCGTACGTGCTGGATCGTGCTCGACGAACTGGATCAGATGTGGATTCCGGTGGAACGCAGCTGGCGGCTCAACGAGCGCCACTATGGCGGACTGCAGGGACTCAACAAAGCCGAGACCGCGGCGAAACATGGCGATGCGCAGACCCACCTCTGGCGGCGCAGCTACGACATCCCGCCGCCGCCACTGGCGCTCGACGACCCGCGTCACCCGTCACACGACCCGCGGTATGCCACACTCGCGCCGGCCGATTGCCCCGCCACCGAATCACTGAAGGACACCGTGGCGCGGTTCCTGCCCTTCTGGAACAACACCATCGCGCCCGCGATCCTGCAGGGTCGCCGCGTGCTCATCGTGGCTCACGGCAACAGCCTCCGCGCGCTCGTGAAGCACCTTGATGGCATCTCTGACGCCGCCATCGCGGACCTCAACATCCCGACCGGCATCCCGCTCGTCTACGAACTGGACGACAGCCTGGTGCCTATCCGGCACTACTACCTTGGGGACGAAGCCGCGGCCGCGAAGGCGGCCGCCGCGGTGGCGCAACAAAGCCGCGCCGGAGCCTGA
- a CDS encoding ABC transporter ATP-binding protein, translating into MIETNDLWKTYVMGAEEIHALRGVSISIERGEYVAIMGPSGSGKSTLMNLIGCLDTPSKGTYMLNGKQAGQMSDDELARIRNEEIGFVFQTFNLLPRATALHNVELPLIYAGVSAKVRHERASTALDKVELGDRKTHKPNELSGGQRQRVAIARALVNNPSIVLADEPTGNLDSKTGVEIMSLFERLHEAGNTIILVTHEPEVAAHAHRTIHIRDGQVEKDVRRAAKKKKKKKKKKKKKKKKKKKKKKKKKKKKKKKKKKKKKKKKKKKKKKKKKKKKKKKKKKKKKKKKKKKKKKKKKKKKKKKKKKKKKKKKKKKKKKKKKKKKKKKKKKKKKKKKKKKKKKKKKKKKKKKKKKKKKKKKKKKKKKKKKKKKKKKKKKKKKKKKKKKKKKKKKKKKKKKKKKKKKKKKKKKKKKKKKKKKKKKKKKKKKKKKKKKKKKKKKKKKKKKKKKKKKKKKKKKKKKKKKKKKKKKKKKKKKKKKKKKKKKKKKKKKKKKKKKKKKKKKKKKKKKKKKKKKKKKKKKKKKKKKKKKKKKKKKKKKKKKKKKKKKKKKEKDSALTCRSRPPPRRLPVALRRITKGHRDREQVWQALRSRRITRDGTEARSGFGQNHKTLRLCVSV; encoded by the coding sequence CTGATCGAAACCAACGACCTGTGGAAGACCTACGTAATGGGCGCCGAAGAAATTCACGCGCTCCGGGGGGTCTCGATCTCCATTGAACGCGGCGAATACGTGGCGATCATGGGGCCCAGCGGTTCAGGCAAGTCCACGCTCATGAACCTGATCGGATGCCTCGACACGCCGTCGAAGGGCACCTACATGCTCAACGGCAAACAGGCGGGCCAGATGAGCGACGACGAGTTGGCGCGCATCCGGAACGAGGAAATCGGGTTCGTGTTCCAGACGTTCAACCTGTTGCCTCGCGCCACCGCGCTCCATAACGTCGAATTGCCCCTGATCTACGCCGGCGTCAGCGCGAAGGTGCGTCACGAACGCGCCAGCACGGCGCTCGACAAGGTGGAATTGGGAGATCGCAAAACCCACAAGCCCAACGAACTGTCGGGCGGCCAGCGCCAGCGCGTGGCCATTGCCCGAGCGCTGGTTAACAACCCTTCGATCGTGCTCGCCGACGAACCCACCGGTAACCTGGACTCAAAAACCGGCGTGGAAATCATGAGCCTGTTCGAGCGCCTCCACGAGGCCGGCAACACGATCATCCTCGTGACGCACGAGCCGGAAGTGGCCGCCCACGCCCATCGCACCATCCACATCCGCGACGGGCAAGTCGAAAAAGACGTCCGCCGCGCCGCAAAAAAAAAAAAAAAAAAAAAAAAAAAAAAAAAAAAAAAAAAAAAAAAAAAAAAAAAAAAAAAAAAAAAAAAAAAAAAAAAAAAAAAAAAAAAAAAAAAAAAAAAAAAAAAAAAAAAAAAAAAAAAAAAAAAAAAAAAAAAAAAAAAAAAAAAAAAAAAAAAAAAAAAAAAAAAAAAAAAAAAAAAAAAAAAAAAAAAAAAAAAAAAAAAAAAAAAAAAAAAAAAAAAAAAAAAAAAAAAAAAAAAAAAAAAAAAAAAAAAAAAAAAAAAAAAAAAAAAAAAAAAAAAAAAAAAAAAAAAAAAAAAAAAAAAAAAAAAAAAAAAAAAAAAAAAAAAAAAAAAAAAAAAAAAAAAAAAAAAAAAAAAAAAAAAAAAAAAAAAAAAAAAAAAAAAAAAAAAAAAAAAAAAAAAAAAAAAAAAAAAAAAAAAAAAAAAAAAAAAAAAAAAAAAAAAAAAAAAAAAAAAAAAAAAAAAAAAAAAAAAAAAAAAAAAAAAAAAAAAAAAAAAAAAAAAAAAAAAAAAAAAAAAAAAAAAAAAAAAAAAAAAAAAAAAAAAAAAAAAAAAAAAAAAAAAAAAAAAAAAAAAAAAAAAAAAAAAAAAAAAAAAAAAAAAAAAAAAAAAAAAAAAAAAAAAAAAAAAAAAAAAAAAAAAAAAAAAAAAAAAAAAAAAAAAAAAAAAAAAAAAAAAAAAAAAAAAAAAAAAAAAAAAAAAAAAAAAAAAAAAAAAAAAAAAAAAAAAAAAAAAAAAAAAAAAAAAAAAAAAAAAAAAAAAAAAAAAAAAAAAAAAAAAAAAAAAAAAAAAAAAAAAAAAAAAAAAAAAAAAAAAAAAAAAAAAAAAAAAAAAAAAAAAAAAAAAAAAAAAAAAAAAAAAAAAAAAAAAAAAAAAAAAAAAAAAAAAAAAAAAAAAAAAAAAAAAAAAAAAAAAAAAAAAAAAAAAAAAAAAAAAAAAAAAAAAAAAAAAAAAAAAAAAAAAAAAAAAAAAAAAAGAAAAAGACTCCGCGCTTACCTGTCGGTCGCGTCCGCCCCCGCGCCGCCTGCCCGTCGCCCTCCGCCGGATAACAAAGGGGCACAGAGACAGGGAGCAGGTCTGGCAGGCCCTCAGATCACGCCGGATCACAAGAGATGGCACAGAGGCGCGGAGTGGGTTTGGCCAGAACCACAAAACTCTGCGTCTCTGTGTCTCTGTGTGA
- the acs gene encoding acetate--CoA ligase, with protein MSPTAPRGPEINALLNEQRVFEPSADWRANAIANDPSVYERAAADPEAFWAGFAAELEWTRPWTQVLDWQPPHAKWFVGGQLNASVNCLDRHVRTSRRNTAALIWEGEPGDRRTLTYWDLYRQVCQCANVLKSLGVTKGDRVAIYLPLIPELAIAMLACARIGAVHSVVFGGFSAEALRDRINDAQASLLITADGGYRRGHIVPLKQTADEALQDTPSIRNVLLVRRHAGDMYPVHVKEGRDHWYHRLMQDASADCPPEPMDAEDMLYILYTSGTTGKPKGIVHTTAGYLVGTYATTKWVFDLKDTDVYWCTADIGWVTGHSYVVYGPLQNGATVVMYEGAPDWPSKDRFWEIVERYGVTIFYTAPTAIRAFMKWGTEWPAKRDLSSLRLLGSVGEPINPEAWMWYHEHIGRHRCPVVDTWWQTETGHIMIAPLPGLTSLKPGSATKPFPGIVAEIRTGAGVAVAKGGGLLALTKPWPGMLRGIYGDPARFVDQYWTRWDDGVYFTGDGAHVDEQGDYWLLGRVDDVLNVAGHRLGTSEIESALVDHPSVAEAAVVGRPHEIKGQSIAAFVTVKEGIIATAGLSDELKEHVVRKIGAIARPDQILFAADLPKTRSGKIMRRLLRDVAEGKALGDTTTLADPNVIRRLKDEYEALES; from the coding sequence GTGAGCCCGACCGCACCCCGCGGGCCCGAAATCAACGCGCTGCTCAACGAGCAGCGTGTGTTCGAGCCGTCTGCGGACTGGCGCGCCAATGCGATCGCCAACGACCCGTCCGTCTACGAACGTGCCGCCGCGGACCCAGAAGCGTTCTGGGCGGGATTCGCCGCGGAACTCGAATGGACGCGCCCCTGGACCCAGGTGCTGGACTGGCAGCCGCCCCATGCGAAATGGTTTGTCGGCGGCCAGCTCAACGCGAGCGTCAATTGCCTGGACCGCCACGTGCGGACATCGCGCCGCAACACGGCCGCACTGATCTGGGAAGGTGAGCCGGGCGACCGCCGCACACTCACGTACTGGGACTTGTACCGTCAGGTCTGTCAATGCGCCAACGTCCTGAAGTCGCTTGGTGTGACGAAGGGCGACCGCGTCGCCATCTACCTGCCGCTGATTCCCGAACTCGCCATCGCGATGCTCGCCTGCGCACGCATCGGCGCCGTGCACTCGGTGGTCTTCGGCGGGTTCAGCGCCGAAGCGCTGCGCGATCGCATCAACGACGCACAAGCCTCGTTGCTCATCACTGCCGATGGCGGCTACCGCCGCGGACACATCGTGCCGTTGAAACAGACGGCCGACGAAGCTCTCCAGGACACACCCTCGATTCGCAACGTCCTGCTCGTGCGGCGGCACGCGGGTGACATGTATCCGGTGCACGTCAAGGAAGGCCGCGACCACTGGTACCACCGCTTGATGCAGGACGCGTCCGCGGACTGCCCGCCCGAGCCGATGGACGCAGAGGACATGCTCTACATCCTCTACACCTCTGGCACCACCGGCAAACCCAAGGGCATCGTGCACACCACCGCCGGCTACCTCGTGGGCACCTATGCCACCACAAAGTGGGTCTTCGACCTGAAGGACACCGACGTGTACTGGTGCACCGCCGACATCGGCTGGGTCACCGGTCACAGCTACGTCGTGTACGGACCGCTGCAGAACGGCGCCACCGTGGTGATGTATGAGGGCGCGCCCGACTGGCCGTCGAAAGATCGCTTCTGGGAAATTGTGGAACGCTACGGCGTCACCATCTTCTACACCGCGCCAACTGCGATTCGCGCGTTCATGAAGTGGGGCACCGAGTGGCCCGCCAAGCGCGATCTTTCGTCGCTGCGCCTTCTGGGTTCGGTCGGCGAACCCATCAACCCCGAAGCGTGGATGTGGTACCACGAACACATCGGCCGGCATCGCTGCCCTGTGGTGGATACGTGGTGGCAGACCGAGACCGGCCACATCATGATTGCGCCGCTGCCTGGGCTCACCTCGCTCAAGCCAGGTTCGGCGACGAAGCCATTTCCCGGCATCGTCGCCGAGATTCGCACCGGAGCAGGCGTGGCTGTCGCCAAGGGAGGCGGGCTCCTTGCGCTGACAAAGCCCTGGCCCGGCATGTTGCGCGGCATTTACGGCGACCCGGCCAGGTTCGTCGATCAGTACTGGACCCGCTGGGACGACGGGGTGTATTTCACGGGCGACGGCGCTCACGTGGATGAGCAGGGTGATTACTGGCTGCTGGGCCGGGTTGACGACGTGCTGAATGTGGCCGGCCATCGTCTCGGGACAAGCGAGATCGAGAGCGCGCTGGTCGATCATCCATCGGTGGCCGAAGCCGCGGTGGTCGGGCGCCCTCACGAGATCAAGGGCCAGTCGATCGCCGCGTTTGTGACCGTGAAAGAGGGAATCATCGCCACCGCCGGCCTGAGCGACGAGCTCAAGGAACACGTGGTTCGAAAGATCGGCGCCATCGCGCGGCCGGACCAGATTCTCTTCGCCGCCGACCTGCCCAAGACGCGATCCGGCAAGATCATGCGGCGGCTGCTGCGGGACGTGGCCGAAGGCAAGGCCCTGGGAGACACTACTACGCTCGCCGATCCGAACGTCATCCGGCGCCTCAAGGACGAGTATGAAGCGCTTGAGAGCTAA
- a CDS encoding ABC transporter ATP-binding protein — MRFAASLANTVNSTSDAPLLRVDRLRTVFTLPDGRDVAAVDDVSLAVRAGETLGLVGESGSGKSVTALSILRLVMPPGRITQGEITFDGRDLLTLEENELRAIRGRRIGFVFQEPMVALNPVYTIGQQIAETLTVHGLAHGPAARARAIEWLRAARVPDPERRAGEYPHQLSGGLRQRAMIALALCAEPSLVIADEPTTALDVTVQAEILDLLRELRASLGLALLLITHDLGVVAEMADRVAVMYGGRIVEDGPVADVFKTPAHPYTRGLLACLPGSADGRRLTAIAGTVPSLGQFPPGCAFAPRCVERLPVCDTIPPAVTAPVGVEGAGRSVRCYLHGHATGGGA; from the coding sequence ATACGCTTCGCGGCGTCTTTGGCGAACACAGTGAACTCCACGTCTGACGCCCCGCTCCTGCGCGTCGATCGACTGCGCACGGTCTTCACCCTGCCGGATGGGCGTGACGTGGCCGCCGTGGATGACGTGTCGCTGGCCGTGCGCGCAGGCGAAACGCTCGGGCTGGTCGGCGAGTCGGGCAGCGGCAAGTCGGTGACCGCCCTGTCGATCCTTCGCCTGGTCATGCCGCCGGGACGCATCACGCAGGGCGAAATCACCTTCGACGGGCGAGACCTGCTGACCCTTGAGGAAAACGAACTACGGGCCATCCGCGGACGCCGGATTGGGTTCGTATTCCAGGAACCGATGGTGGCGCTCAACCCGGTCTACACGATCGGTCAACAGATCGCGGAAACGTTGACCGTGCACGGCCTTGCCCATGGCCCGGCCGCCCGCGCGCGTGCGATCGAATGGCTTCGCGCAGCGCGCGTGCCGGATCCCGAGCGCCGGGCCGGCGAATATCCCCACCAGCTCAGCGGCGGTCTTCGTCAGCGCGCGATGATTGCGCTGGCACTGTGCGCGGAACCTTCACTGGTCATTGCCGACGAACCAACCACGGCGCTCGACGTCACGGTCCAGGCCGAGATCCTGGACCTGCTTCGTGAACTCCGCGCATCGCTCGGTCTCGCACTGCTGCTGATCACGCACGACCTGGGCGTGGTGGCCGAAATGGCCGACCGCGTGGCCGTCATGTATGGCGGCCGAATTGTGGAAGACGGCCCGGTCGCCGATGTGTTCAAGACGCCGGCGCATCCGTACACGCGCGGCCTGCTGGCGTGCCTGCCGGGCTCGGCTGATGGCCGGCGCCTCACGGCGATTGCCGGCACCGTGCCGTCACTCGGACAATTCCCGCCGGGGTGTGCGTTTGCTCCCCGCTGCGTCGAACGCCTTCCGGTGTGCGACACCATTCCCCCAGCCGTGACCGCGCCAGTCGGCGTCGAAGGCGCCGGCCGCTCAGTCCGGTGCTACCTGCACGGCCATGCCACGGGAGGCGGCGCGTGA